The Candidatus Fukatsuia endosymbiont of Tuberolachnus salignus nucleotide sequence GCCAGTATCCCATTAAGTGTGGAGGTGCAAACCCGTCGCTTGGGTATATCTCAATCCATTGCCAGTTTTGCTGCTTCTTTTGGTGCCAGTATTGGGCAAAATGGTTGCGCGGGGCTGTATCCGGCGATGTTAGCGGTGATGGTGGCACCTACTGTCGGTATTAACCCTTTAGACCCAACTTGGATCCTAACGCTGCTTGCGGTGGTGACTATCAGTTCTGTCGGGGTCGCTGGGGTAGGGGGAGGAGCTACCTTTGCCGCGTTGATTGTGCTGCCGGCTCTCGGTTTGCCTGTCACATTGGTTGCGTTACTGATTTCTATCGAGCCACTAATCGATATGGGGCGCACTGCATTGAATGTCAATGGCTCTATGATCGCCGGAACCATAACCAGTCAATTGATGAAACAAACTGATAAATCCATCATGGATAGCGAAGACGATGTGACATTATCTTCGCATTAACCCTTCTCAGCACTCCGCGCTTTTAGCGCACGTAACCCTGAGAGAGAAGGGTCCACTGTCTTTTAATGGTCTTCCTGCTAGCTCGACATTTTTTCTCGTTTTTTTATTCGGCAGCCAGAATTACAGACTGCCTTTTGCATCAGCTATTAAGATCGATATTGGGTCACCAGTGCTTTTGCAATGGCTTCTGTTTCTATGTCTGGTATCCCAGAAAAATTGGTTGGTCTAAAGTGCATCTGGAACGCACTGATAACTCTTTTTGTTTCGGTATCCAATTTGCCAGTTTGTGGGATGGTATAGCCATATTGAGCCAATATTTTCTGTATGCTACTGACCGAGGTTATAGCGTATTTATTTCTGTTACCGATATATTGTGTGACTAGCGAATCATCCGGCCAAGCACCTATACCCTTTTTAGCCAAGCGGTGCCATGGAAAAAATGGACCCGGATCAAATTTTCTTTGTGGGGCGATATCACTATGACCGACAATATCCGTTGGTGCGATTTTATAACGCTTAACAATATCTTTGGCTAAATATTCGATAAGTTCAATTTGCTGTTCATTAAATGGATACCATTTTTTACCAAAAAAACTTTTTGTAAAGCCTAAATTAACGATTTCAACACCGATAGAAGTGTCATTCAAATTATTACGGCCTTGCCAATGACTCACGCCTGCATGCCAAGC carries:
- a CDS encoding N-acetylmuramoyl-L-alanine amidase, with the translated sequence MSKLAVIVLALLITGCSHRLIDRGEYKVDTNTSAVAQNDRVRFLVLHYTAVDDTASKKILTQGQVSAHYLVLSHPQKKQGKPVVLQLVAEHERAWHAGVSHWQGRNNLNDTSIGVEIVNLGFTKSFFGKKWYPFNEQQIELIEYLAKDIVKRYKIAPTDIVGHSDIAPQRKFDPGPFFPWHRLAKKGIGAWPDDSLVTQYIGNRNKYAITSVSSIQKILAQYGYTIPQTGKLDTETKRVISAFQMHFRPTNFSGIPDIETEAIAKALVTQYRS